Proteins co-encoded in one Theileria equi strain WA chromosome 3, complete sequence genomic window:
- a CDS encoding hypothetical protein (encoded by transcript BEWA_010160A): protein MSRYGVPAHLSSLKQAVFNHLKTEVHTQLWLTGPKGRGKSRLINAILSEFEVKDEINHFSSYVDFGNIFNQNCQTLITRFADALISSVKYPKGYDDETLKKLFDDVLNEISSSNFHVKIFLKSIDYDKVDDLDGEKPSERINFSKLLKVYEEVIKINPGAFGFSNSPNIPTCWKCLYILNAVGTLAEIKEIEESNNINLSTSVTGKWVTVYLLKAIRAIYELDQKKWVLSLDGIESLMSTLLKDRGSDIYHRLPENFANIFDSNQFVYLEVPEIPVDIAMAILTKEFSCDITNNRALLKLSGGNYHLLNKCIENYRDFKSNVSLDTIKKILSGSKNEVDDEFFPVNKPKELQENYLSTEHGKFFIKNLYNACLSEDIIKFENSMNNFLSSLTMEELKIKLNNRVFETIRYLLKKRKLQIRKSCIIENKIILALISSNILHYQMSSNVVEFQNLMVERLLDSYMNSEFGLLTSLI, encoded by the exons ATGTCCAGATATGGCGTTCCGGCTCACCTTAGCAGTTTGAAGCAAGCCGTATTTAACCATTTAAAGACAGAAGTACATACTCAAC TTTGGTTAACTGGGCCAAAGGGGCGCGGAAAAAGTAGATTAATCAACGCGATACTTTCTGAGTTTgaagtaaaggatgaaatcAACCATTTTTCTTCCTATGTTGATTTTGGAAACATTTTTAACCAAAATTGTCAA ACACTAATCACTAGGTTTGCTGATGCACTTATATCATCTgtaaaatatccaaaaggCTACGATGATGAAACACT GAAAAAATTATTTGATGACGTTCTAAACGAGatatcttcatcaaatttTCATGTTaagatatttttaaagagtaTAG ATTATGATAAAGTGGATGATTTAGATGGTGAGAAGCCTTCAGAGAGGataaatttttcaaaattatTGAAAGTATATGAGGAAGTTATCAAGATAAATCCCGGCGCATTCGGATTTTCTAACTCTCCAAATATTCCCACTTGTTGGAAGTGTCTTTATATTCTAAATGCGGTTGGTACACTTGCGGAAATAAAAGAaattgaagaatctaaTAATATAAATCTGAGCACAAGCGTAACTGGAAAATGG GTCACAGTATATTTGTTGAAGGCTATAAGGGCTATTTACGAGCTAGATCAAAAAAAATGGGTTCTAAGCCTAGATGGGATAGAATCCCTAATGTCAACATTGTTAAAAGATAGAGG GAGCGACATATACCATAGGCTTCCCgaaaattttgcaaatatcTTCGATAGTAATCAATTCGTCTATCTAGAGGTTCCAGAAATTCCAGTTGACATAGCAAT GGCCATTCTGACAAAAGAATTCTCCTGTGATATAACCAATAATAGAGCTCTGTTAAAACTTTCTGGGGGGAACTATCATTTATTAAACAAGTGTATTGA AAACTATCGTGATTTCAAAAGTAATGTATCTCTGGATACCATTAAAAAGATACTTTCTGGGTCAAAG AACGAAGTTGACGATGAATTCTTCCCGGTGAATAAGCCTAAAGAATTGCAAGAAAACTATTTAAGTACTGAACATGGCAAATTCTTTattaaaaatttgtacAATGCCTGTCTGAGTGAA GATATTATCAAATTTGAAAACTCAATGAACAATTTTTTAAGTTCCTTGACAATGGAAGAGCTAAAGATTAAACTTAACAATCGA GTGTTTGAAACAATTAGGTATCTCCTGAAAAAAAGAAAATTGCAAATTAGAAAATCTTGTATAATTGAAAACAAAATCATATTG GCACTGATATCTTCAAACATTTTGCACTATCAAATGAGCTCAAATGTCGTTGAATTTCAGAATTTGATGGTAGAACGATTGTTAGACTCTTATATGAATTCAGAATTTGGTTTGTTGACTAGTTTAATATAA
- a CDS encoding Dcp1-like decapping family domain-containing protein (encoded by transcript BEWA_010150A) produces MLQFKTDGQTPDVSCSSIDEVKNIRDKLSLKVLRTLDQDIQSIIHKTPFVTLYEMSNERWTRAGIEGFLYIVMRSINPIYSFVIINKKSETHLIEHITPEFQMNHNGNFIFYSTERIKAVSQNKLNGLWFFDENECKNTYEKILNITTNSAPLHYSLGSPLLDLCDNLDPKDGGSNFANLTKSTHRQKILESTEKNHESTKFNIFSRIMPNANINDTRNINVANKQNEYSEDAKTNKEGQRLINMLYSYGKTEQFDVSSTQKLEIPTSSKKSTPKADSNMTVSYNDLKSAIGDVINSDEFASLVWERLQTISFNAESYS; encoded by the exons ATGCTACAATTTAAGACAGATGGCCAAACTCCTGATGTTTCTTGCTCTTCGATCGATGAG GTTAAAAATATAAGAGACAAATTAAGTTTAAAGGTTTTGAGAACATTAGATCAAGACATTCAATCTATAATTCACAAAACCCCCTTCGTTACGCTTTATGAAATGAGCAATGAACG ATGGACCAGGGCTGGAATAGAAGGATTTCTCTACATTGTTATGAGATCCATTAACCCTATCTACAGTTTTGTAATAATAAATAAAAAATCAGAAACGCATTTAATCGAACACATCACTCCCGAATTCCAAATGAATCATAATGGgaattttattttttattcaACTGAAAGAATTAAGGCA GTTTCTCAAAATAAACTTAATGGGCTCTGgttttttgatgaaaatgaatgtaaaaatacatacgaaaaaattttgaatataaCAACAAACTCCGCACCATTACATTATTCTCTGGGTTCCCCTTTATTAGATTTGTGTGATAATTTGGATCCAAAAGATGGCGGAAGTAATTTTGCTAATCTCACAAAGAGTACCCATAGGCAAAAG attttggaatCCACGGAAAAAAATCATGAATCCACAAAGTTTAACatattttcaagaataaTGCCTAATGCAAACATTAACGATACAAGGAATATAAATGTAGCTAACAAGCAGAATGAATATTCTGAAGACGCAAAAACTAACAAGGAAGGTCAGCGTCTCATTAATATGTTGTATTCATATGGAAAGACGGAACAATTTGATGTATCCTCAACACAAAAACTCGAAATACCTACTAGTAGCAAAAAGAGTACTCCTAAAGCAG ATTCAAATATGACTGTCAGCTACAACGATCTTAAGTCTGCTATAGGGGATGTTATAAATAGCGATGAGTTCGCATCTCTTGTTTGGGAAAGATTACAGACTATTTCGTTCAACGCAGAATCATACAGTTGA